Genomic window (Psilocybe cubensis strain MGC-MH-2018 chromosome 1, whole genome shotgun sequence):
TGTGGTTTAGAATGGATACCCGGCCCCGATGGCACAGTCCCTGGACCTTTGGGCGGTTCAATGGAGGTGGAAGCACCGTTATCCGATGATGGACTCTGTTTATCTGCACCTCTGTCCTGAGGGCTACCCGAAGGTGCAGTATGAAGATTACTCGACGAAGGGTTGTAGGAAAATATGTCCAAAACTTTCTTACTAGGATTCGTAGAAGATTTAGTAACGGACACTCCAGGCATTCCCTCCCAAGTAACGAACTGTGTGATCGATTGAAATTGGACAGAAGATGCAGCTAGAATAGGACTCGGAGTTGGTTCCACAGTAGTTTGTTGCGCAGAATGAGATTCAAATCCTCCTGTATCTGACACGCCCATGGGTAACACGCCATGTGAAGATGAGACGGTgttgtgattgtgaatggtggaagccCGATTAGAACCACTTTGAGATAAAGCCGTACGTTGAGGAGGCGAGTCTGTAGAATGGGTTGTTTTCGTAGCGGTGACCTTGGAGGGATGTGGCGTTTGACGAATCTGAGTGGTGACTGGAGAATGTTCTATGGATCTGTGATTGGATGTACTTGTTTCATGTGGAGGCGCTGGCGCATGAGAATGGTTTGTGACTATAGCTGGACGGGACTGGGCCGGAGAGCCCTTGGTGGATATACGAGACGGTTCGGCAATAGTGAAATGTGACATGGCCTTGCCAGCAGAAGCCGTGTCCTTAGAGAGATGTGGCGCTTGATGGGTCTGAGTGGTGACTGGATGATGCTCTGTGGTTTTATGATTGAATTTACTTGAGGCCTGTGGGGGTGCCGACGCGTGAGTATGGTCTTGGCCTGCAGCTGTATGGGACTGGGCTGGAGATCCCTTGGTGGTTGTATGAGGCGGTTCTGCATTAGTATGATGCGACTTGGACTTGTCAGTAGAAGTTGTGTGCGTCTGGGATTGATGAATCTGAGTCGGAGCTAGCTCGCTGTGAGAATGGGAATCTTGCGTATGAGAAGGTGTGCCGTCACCGTGTGAATGAGTTGCGGAGGTATGTttgggaggaggaggtttcTGGGAATGGGGATCCGAAACTTGTTTGGAATGTACTACCGAAGTATGGGTAGGTTGCGAGTGGGAATGAGTATTAGAATGCAATATCTTAGTTGTATGAGAACGATCAGGAGGCGGCGTCTCTTTGGGGAGAGATTTGGAGTTGTTGATGTGCGATTTGGTCTTAAAACTGTGGTTATTAGGAGGTGTGGGAGAACTATGGTTCACGTCCGAGCTACGAGCAGGAGGAGCCTGGGTATGAATATCAGAGGCATTAGAACTATGAATATGACCGGGATGTGGGGTTTCTTGGGGACGAACCTTTGCGTTGCTGGTATGGAATGCGGCAGAAGAACTGTGTTCGTGATGCTGAGAATCCTTGGAATGATTTTGTGGATTGTTATTGTGAAAATGAATGTCAGAGATATGGGGAGCCGGAATGTTATGGGAATTAGAAACTTTGGCCGGTTCAGGAGGTGAAGTTTTCTGAGGTGTAAATATCGAGCTGGTTATTGTATGTTGATGATCAATAGAACTGCGACTAGGAGCTTTATGGGGATTGGAAGGAGCGACTTCGGTGGGACGAGCGTTATTCGAAACATGGGGCCGTTGAGATTGTGAGTTTGGGTTATGATTGTGAGTTTGGGTATCAGAGCTACTAGTAGGAGGCGCCAGATGATGGGTATCAGAAGCTTTCACTGGCTGAGATAGATTGGGAAAAGTTGTCCCTTTCGGCACAGATGCTGAATGTCCGTTGTGCGACACAACTGCAGGTTTGCTGGTAAGAGACGCCACGCGAGTAGGAGTGGCGGTGACCTGCGCTTTGGGATTTGGGGTATTGTTGATCTGAGAGTTTCGAGTAAGAGGTTTTTCAGTGTGAGTAATAGGAACTTTGCTAGGCTGGACACGATCAGGGGGGGACGTTCCTTGAGGATGAGACTCTGAGTTGCTGCCAGATGGATGGACTACAGTGCTATGAGCTGCAGGGTTGATTGGTGCTACAGAATGACTCTGTGATAAATTAGTTTGTCCATGTTTCGACGCAGAGCCTGCCTCGTTATCAGACGATTGACCGGTATGAAGTTCTGAGATATCGGAAGTGCTTCCGCCAGTGTGAGCCTGAGTCTGGGTAGTTGTCTGATCATGAGCATCTTGTATCTCTGGAGAATTCGAAGTGCTTCCAGTGTATTGTTTGGGCTGAGAGGTTTCCTGAGCACCGTCTTTGGCCATCGTCGATGTTCACCGCAACGTTGTTGCTGTGAACAGATTGAAAATAAGATTCTTTGTTGATTGAAAGCAAAGCCACAATATATATCGAAGTAAAAAACCTGTGATTAATGTCGCCTTCGATGGTATTCTGAGAAGCAAAAGAACGAAGCGAGTTAGGGGACCAGCCAGAGGGTGAAGACGGGATGAGAAAAGCGCTGCTTTCCCTACTTAGTACGAGACAATATGTGGTTTTAGTGAGGCAGAGAATGACTTGAGTTTATGAGATGTCAAGCTTTGATTGCATGCAGTCGAGAACCCGTTCAACCGCGTGTTGTGGTGAAGGACTCTTGTGGAACGATGTGTATCGGAGGCAAATTTGGAGAAGGATGGTTCACTGTGTCCTTGGTAtcgaaagaaagaaagaaagggaagatgaagaggttgtTATGATCGTGCTGCATATAAGTGGGAGCACAATTCCTATAAGCTAAATCACTGCAGTTGGATATCAATCATCAAATACCGAAGTGCTGTTGAACACAGCGTCGCTAAAGAACATGTTGGGAAGCATCAACCTATGAATATCAGCTGTTGTTTGTTCTGATGAGTCTCCCATCGCTCTGCTAGATTATAAAGGAGAAAGTCTGGTTATTGAGGCGGACGAGCTTGAACGGGTGATCCATTGTATTAAAGTATATCATAAACAAGGTTATGTCACTTTACAGGATGTCCCAGCCCTACAAAAGCGAAGAGGATGTGGTTGAGTTTAAACTCGAGACGACGAGATACATTCGCAGTGTGTATGCAGACGTACATCGTTTGATTGTAGCGTGATGTGTTGGTAGGCCTACATCGAAGACTGTGCGCTTATATATATGCCCTCGTTCCTGGCTAAAAATATTGAAACGGACAGATTCGCATAGCAGATGATTTCCCAGTGACGCTCCGCTGGGTACGAGGTCTAGCTCAACCCATTAATTAACGCATCGGGGTTAAATAGACGCATGGAGGCGACTGTCGGTGGCATCCCGGCGCTTAGACCAGGCTGATTGCAGTTGGCCGGGAACTGTGCACGGCGAACAGCTGTGGGCTCTGTCGCGGAGACGGTCGAGCGATAAAAACGGTGAAGGGGAACGATTAATGGGATTAAAGAAAAGAGATATAGAATAGTCGAGTCCCTGGAAGGATATATTGGTCGTGGTATAACATGTGTTCAGTAACCCAGACGACATTCACGGCATGGAATGAGCATACTGGGACTCACGTGGCGTTAATTGCTCCCACCCTCCAGAGTCCATGGAACCTTCTCTGCTACTTTGTATATTCCATATCTTCTTCTCCGctctttgcttttctctcCCACTTTCTGCATGTCATGCCCAAGGCAAAGTTCGAGCATCCCCACGCTCGTCGCAGGACTCTCTCAGATCCTCTCGCCGCCGccctcctcccccctccAGATGAGTCTCCCATTGACAGAGAGGTCCGCCTCAGGGCAGAGATAGATGCGAAGAAAGTCAGCGACTCTATCGACGACATGATTCGAATCGAGAGGAACGAGCGCAAAAAGTCAAAGACAGAGGTCAATGTCTTGTTGCTTGGTCAGTCGGAGTCGGGTAAGAGTACCACTCTTAAACGTGAGTCTTTTATTCATTGGTATTGCATATCGTCTACATCTTGCGTCCAACTCTGTGTTTCGCTATTGGTGCTGGCACTCGCTGTCCAGCGCCGTTCTGGACCCCGTCGATACGCTATTGTGGAGGAAACATTGTAGCATTCGCTCAACTATTCTTTCGGACCTTCGGATGTTCAGCTGGACTAACAGATTCCGATAGAATTCCAGTTGTTGCATTCGCCTTCTGCATTCCATGCCGAGAGGATTGCCTGGAGAGCTGTCATTTATTTGAATCTCGTTCGTTCTGTCAGACGGTGAGCAGCAAGTATTTGTTCTCAATTTAGATTGATGGCTTATTAATTCCGCTCAAAGCATATTGGATGCGCTTGCCCCAGAGGAGTCCGATGTCCTCGACGAACATGATGACGGGGATTCATTAGAAACAGCTTCGGTCATAATTACTTCCAATGGTCGCCCGCCGTCGGCAATTCTAGGCACTCGAGTGTCTAACTATGACAGCTATCGGCGAAAGCTCGAGCCTCTAATTGATCTAGAAGAACGCCTTATACGCCTGCTGTCCTCTccggatgaagacgaggcgACACATCTAGGACCTCCGTGTCCCGGTTGGGATTCTTATGGTCACAGGGCCAACGAAAATATGCCTCCTCCCTCCCACTTTTCTCCCAGTATTAGCTCAAACGGACGGCCAGCGCCGACAATCACCATACCTCTCAAAAAGCAGACTTCGTCGTCTGCTGGAGTTAAATCCAACGGTCtatatcccaatattccttCATTGAAAGGCAAGGAGATTGTCGTTCATACTTCTACGAACTGGAAGAAGGCCTTTTCTCTTGGGAATAAATCTAAAAGTCCTAAAAGCGCCCATTCTGGCGAAATTGAAGGATGGTGGGAAGATCCAGATGATCCTGTTCATACCTTAAACGCATGCGCACCTGCTATGCAGGAGATGTGGCGGGATCCTCAAGTTCGAAAACGTCTTCAAGAGAAACGGTTGCGATTAGAAGAGAGCAGCGGCTTGTGCGTATCAAatattttgatttctttctttgataTTGTtcattcaaatatttttCATAGTTATCTTGACGAAATCCCAAGAATTACTGCCAAGAAGTACATTCCCACCGATGGTGAGATGtcctttgtttttttgtcaGTAAAGATGTACTTACAAATCGGCTAATATAGCGGATGTTCTCAAGGCAAGATTGAAAACTATGGGGGTGGTGGAGCACACTTTTTCAATCCCATCGGGCAGCAACAGAGGGGTTGAGTGGCGTATCTATGATGTTGGCGGCGCTCGTAACCAACGTCAAGCATGGGCTCCTTATTTTGAGGATGGTAGGTACTATCTTGAGAGAACGAAGTTTAACTGTTGACCACCTGTTAATGCAGTGAATGCCATTATATTTCTTGCACCGATATCCGTTTTTGATCAGGTAAAGTCTAACCTTGATATGAATCAACTTGACAACTAATAATATTCATAGGTTCTTGCTGAGGTGAGAATCGCGGGTTGTATTTTTGGTGGTCATATGCAGTATAATCAAATATCACATTAGGATCCTCATGTCAATCGACTGGAGGATTCACTGTTGCTGTGGAAAGCTGTTGTTTCCAACAAATTGCTTGCCAACGTTAACATCGTCCTATTTTTAAATAAATGTGACCTTCTTCAGGTAagctttttcttttgatcGACAAATAAATTCACTCACCATACCGGTTTAAAGGCCAAATTGGAAGCTGGGGTGAGACTTAATCACCACATGATCTCCTATGGCGATAGACCAAACGATTATGATTCCGTATCAAAATGTAGGCTGCATTATTGCGTTCAGATGAACGACGTCCTGATTCCTTCCTACAGATTTCCGCAACAAGTTTGGTGTCATACATCAGTCATATTCACCTAATAAGGAACGAGAGCTGTACAGTGAGTCTTTCTTGTGATCTGGCAATTGAGATTGTTCGCAAATAATGCTGTATAGCTCATTTCACCGCCGTCACCGATACCAGGAGAACGTCGGTCATCATATCTGCAggtatttttatttctttaGGCTGTGTTGAATAAATCTAACGGAGGAGCGTTATAGTTCGCGACATTATCATCAAAGGAAACCTCCGGAATATGCGACTCGTTTAATAACCAGAATGCGCTCATCCACGCTATTGAGATATTTGCACTCTTCATCGCTGTTACCCTTGCCCTTTATATGCCTTCCTCCTGCAGACGTTTTACCACCTACATTCTAGCCCTGGCGCTTCGCACTTAATTCTTCCACTATAAAACATTCCCTCCGTTAGGCTTTAGTTGCTCGCATACCTCATCCTGGCTAAACATGCCATGGAATTTATAACCCGACATCACTGAATAAGTCAGAATGTCATTAATTTGTCTTCCAGTATACCTATAGTTACCAAGGTCTTCATTGTAATAGCAATTATGCAAAAATATTTGATCCCCTTATCGATTTGGGTCCTTTTCTCTTATCACTGGTAGCTAAATAATAAGCGAGATCGGTAGCTTAATAGTCACAGTGTACATTGATCCTTGTTCAGTAGCAATATGTCGTTGACCAGATCGCTACAC
Coding sequences:
- a CDS encoding Guanine nucleotide-binding protein alpha-4 subunit; the protein is MPKAKFEHPHARRRTLSDPLAAALLPPPDESPIDREVRLRAEIDAKKVSDSIDDMIRIERNERKKSKTEVNVLLLGQSESGKSTTLKQFQLLHSPSAFHAERIAWRAVIYLNLVRSVRRILDALAPEESDVLDEHDDGDSLETASVIITSNGRPPSAILGTRVSNYDSYRRKLEPLIDLEERLIRLLSSPDEDEATHLGPPCPGWDSYGHRANENMPPPSHFSPSISSNGRPAPTITIPLKKQTSSSAGVKSNGLYPNIPSLKGKEIVVHTSTNWKKAFSLGNKSKSPKSAHSGEIEGWWEDPDDPVHTLNACAPAMQEMWRDPQVRKRLQEKRLRLEESSGFYLDEIPRITAKKYIPTDADVLKARLKTMGVVEHTFSIPSGSNRGVEWRIYDVGGARNQRQAWAPYFEDVNAIIFLAPISVFDQVLAEDPHVNRLEDSLLLWKAVVSNKLLANVNIVLFLNKCDLLQAKLEAGVRLNHHMISYGDRPNDYDSVSKYFRNKFGVIHQSYSPNKERELYTHFTAVTDTRRTSVIISAVRDIIIKGNLRNMRLV